In Corylus avellana chromosome ca8, CavTom2PMs-1.0, the genomic stretch aaaatggttagtGGTTTATTAGAGTTAATTATTAACCGCTAATTGTTGGttaactgcctaggcggttaacaattcactaaccgcctagcccctaggcggttacagttagcggttttagccaataactgctaaccgtaaccgtcttTTCACCCATAACTTTAAGATCAAACTGAATTATTatggaataaaaaatatagggtTTATTGgcagatatatataaaaaattattagtcacAAAAGTAATTGTATATCAATCATTGCaaaaccaaaattaatatattgatCAATATATTGTTTATTGACGAGATATTGTTTTCGTTGGACCCCTTGATAaggatattttaaaaatttaaatttcatttgcTAGGAAATGAATTCCCTTGATAGCCTCCATTTTAGGTATTATAACCAAAGGGAGTGACAAATATCCAAAATGTTAACcatcttttaacatttttttttatagtaaatggatgaatttattattgaatttgtatgggTCTACGTACGTgagtttacaaatttaatggttgatttattgaatttatagaataagataaagaaaagacagagaaaatattgatttttgggcTATATTGTTTTAGCAGAAGCTAGAAGGTTTGTGAATTTAAGTTAGCTGAAATATGATGTATAATGCGGTGTTAACAAACTTGCAATCACGGTTTTAATATTATagaaaattatcaattattttaaagttttgaattgataaaaaaagtgaatttaattatttaaattaattaataataagtaaattaaGTAGGCATTTCTAATAGTAACGTTAAGTacccaaaagtttaagaataaaagataataaatttaaggggtaacttcactttagacccatgAATTACCATGCGATCTAACAAACCCcctaaaaaaattctcaatttgaacccctgaattttcaattgcagtcaatttgaacccctctgtCAAATTTAGCTGTTAACTTCTAACGACAATACCTAAAAAGATCttaatatccctgatttttgtttttgtttttaattttttaatttggaattaagggtaaatttgaaattttataaaaaagtcaggggtataaacgttattgtctcacttttagcttttaaaatttgacgggagttcaaattgactgtaattgaaagtttagggattCAAATTCAgtgattttgaagtttgggaatttgtcaaattgcgtgGTAATTCATGAGTCTAAAGAGAAGTTAtctcaatttaattaatactttaacacttatTTTCTACTCATGAACTCAAACTCTTCATAAAACAAGAGACCCAatctataaaatatttaataaaaataaaaaataaattactgaaacaaaattcaaacttatAGTCAGCCTCGAGTCTGCCATGGGTGTTGCTGCTACACACCTCAAGAAAGGAGTGTGGCAGTGGAGAAAGATGGTGTGACTCAACCAACAAGAGGGCTGCACCATGTCCACCCCAGCAACTCGAGCTAGTCCAGGGCATGTCTCCCTATGTCTGGCTGGGTGGCCAACAAGGGTGCAATGTACACTCAAGCTGCCACCATGACAATTGACAGCCATGTCGGAAATGTGATAAATCaattatccttaaaaaaaaaaaaaaaaaattaagaatattattCAAGATATTTTGATGAAATATCCATAACAAATAGCAATGGCCTACTTTGATGGTACCCGAAGTCCTAGCCTTTTGTGTGCTTTGGACTCACATGTTTGATAGTTTCAACATGCTCTACGAGGGGTGACACAGAAATGCCGGCGCTACAAGACAGCAGACACAGCCGCGCGACATCCTTGGTTGGGCCTTGGGAGGTTTGAGGATTCCACGTCCTTGTCGTAAATGATATATGGACCAAAAGTAAATCCTATTCCACAAGGATATTGCGTTTGCAAATTGACGTTTGGCCTGTGGATCAGGGCCCAATTATACatgaaagagtttttttttttttaagctaaaaaATGGCAAATTATGCAATTAGAGTAGCTACTATACCTGTGATATGATCATTCTGATCGCTGAAAACCGATGACAAAAGGGACTTAAACAGTAAAAACCGCAGTTGCTTTCTCAAGTTCACGTCCTTGTCGTAAATGATATATGGACCAAAAGTAAATCCTATTCCTCAAGGATATTGATTATTGAGTTTGCAAATTGACGTTTGGCCTGTGGATCAGGGCccaattatatatgaaaaagtatttattattttttttaaagctaaaaaaatgcaaatgatGCAATTAGAGTAGCTACTGTACATGTGATATGATCATTCTAATTTCTAATCACTGGAAACTAATAACAAAGGGGCCTAAACAGTAAAAATTGCAGCCGCTTTCTCAAGTTCAATAGAGCTATAGTCTAACAATCTCAACCCAATCTTATTACAATATGAGTGCGACCCAAGGTAAATTACATTAATCAAACACAAGATTTTTCATTACGAGAATCAAACTTATGCCATAGTATTTAACTCGGTTCGGCTTGACTCCGGTAGTTCTATTCTGGTACTTTGTCCTATTATGGTACACATACATTGGATCCCAACAAATCGAATGTCAACTAACCCAAGTAAAACTCATCCACTAGTTTTTTTAAAGGCCCTACTTtatattgaagcttttttaatGGTAATAATTAATAGTAGCACTCCCACACCACCATCACGGCTCTTTTTTGGTTTGGTTGCACGACTTGTGTCAGTGTTAATGATATGACCACAAATTACTGGGCGGGCATGGCTATCAATGAGACATAtgataaaagaataaataataaaataataaaaaaaaaaatggaatggcTCGGCCACCCTGGTGGGCGGGTGGCCGTCAATGACGGTGGTTGGGCGGCCAAGTTTGGCTGATCCCATTCTGTCAACGGCCGTGGTTCATCCCTTCGATCATGGGTTTGTGAGAGCTGATCCATCATCTCTCGGAAAAGAACACTTCAAACTTTGCATTCTTGAGTCAGTGAGACGTACGTGCTTGAGCTTCAATTCGTTGAATGACTTATTGGATATCTATTTCTAACTTTTCAATCCGTTCTTATAACTCTGACACCAATTGATAGGTCAGAGAACAATGACAAGCAAGCAAACAGAGAGAGCTCTTTTTGTGTGAGAGAGATCacaagtgtttgataaaattccTCTATGAGGATTTCTATATTGATCAATAATCCTTAAATAAGCAAAACTACTGTAATTATAATACAACTATAATCTCAACCCTActaatacattcaattcaaatcATAAGAGATAGAAGTCCTAAACCAAATATTTATTAAGACTCTTCAACTCTTCTTACCCATTAGTAAACTCCTTTGTGGTTACTCTTCTAACACTAATTATAAAGTTTCCGTTTCTACAATTGAGTCCACTAAACTAATATATGTTCAAAATGCACGTGAAAAAAATGTGTGAGAATTACATAcactattaaaaatgcatgtaacatatattagtttaatagattaaattgaacaaaactttgTCCCTAAACtaaatcactttaaaaaaaaaaaaatgctttaatCTAATTTCAAGGCGAAGAACCCCATAATACCTCTGCCTCAATGGCGGATGACTCTGCTTCAGAAACAGAGGCCTCTCTGACTCTCCTCAGTATTTCTCGTTTGActtctcttttctctatttGACTCAACCCTTCCCCCACTTCCACTTGCACTGAAAAACTTGCAACACAGCTTCCAAATGGATTATTCTCCACTTCCGCTTCCACACAAACTTCTCcattattctctctctcaatctcatcaCTTCCATGTTCCAATCTCTGCAACTCCATGAGCTTCTCCACCAACTTTTCTTCAAGCATTTCTTCAACAACTTCTTTTCTCCCAAAATAAGCAAGTGCAAGAATGCAATCCAAAGCTGCCGCTCGAATAGACAAATCTTCTGTGCTTAACAGGTTGATGATTCTGGGGATTTCACCGTTCGATTCCATTTCATCTATTAATGGAGTTCTGATGAATTTGATCAGTGAGCAAAGAACTTGAATCGAACAACACGATCCTATAGAAGTCAAGGCTCCATTAATTGTCGGACCCATGAACACCAATCCCACAAAAACATTCTTATTGAATCTAACCAACGCATCTACAACAAGAGCCGCTTCGTCTCGAACCCGCTTCGAACACATGGAGTCACAGAGTAAAGATTCAAGAATAGAAAATACCTTCGCTCTCAAAACCAACTCCTGAAAATCTCTATCGAAACCTTGGCCCACCCGTTTTCTGAAATCAGCCAAGACCTTAACCTTCTGCTCCTCATCCGCCGATTCCTGCAGCGTTCTTACAAGATTTTGCACACTTTCTCGGTCAAGAAACGCTTGAATCTCAGCCTCCAACTTGCATGCAGCCCGGGAAATCCTGAAGTTAGTGATCTGGCGGCGGAGGAGGGGTTTGAAGCTGTAGCCCTGAGATTCTTCGAGCGTTTCGAGCAGGGTCTTGAGAATGCAGAGCAATCGATGGAGGTTGAAAAGATTTGGGTTCGTGGAAACAACGGCTGCGGCCTCCGCTTCGAGCTTTGAAAGAGCTTCAACAGAGGTTTCCGAATTGTGGGTGTTCGTTGGGGAAATGGGGTTGCTTCGTAGATCTTTGGAGGTCTTCTTTAGCGCTTCTAGTAGCGTTAGAACGCGTCGATTCTGTTGTTCCTGTTCAGCTTCGTCCATGGCTGTTTAGTCAGTAAGATTTGAAGCTCATCAGTGACTTctcaagagagagaaagagggaaacCAACAACTTGTCCAAAAGGCAGAAGCAACCAACCAACCGttcaacataaaaacaaagGCGGAGCCTATAGCTGTCGTCGCATGTAGACAAGCGTACCCCGTGAAGGAGAAAGAGCTCCCCTTTGTCTCGGTTATTCCATAAAGCGTAAGACGAAATTGGAAGTGATGTTTGCGAGGAATGCGAAATGCTATAAATTGGGCCCTCCCCATAGCCTTTTAAATGGGCTTAATTGGGAAGTCAAAGCCTAGCCCTGCTGAGTGGCCAATCTAATATCACATTTACAGTCCCTTTTATTAGGATATGGTATTAGcctttaataaaaatatcaaatatattgcagataaaaatattgtatctttaattcaaatcaaccCAATGATTTTTTCATTCGTTCTAACCCAACACGTACCACCCATCAGGCCATCACCAAACGGACATAAATATGTTACAAACTgatttgtagctaattcatacaaacctaTCAATAAAGTGACATCTcacgtgtttttttaataattataagacACATGTACTTTATTAGATGAGTTCGTATAAATTagttacaaacaaatttttgtcCTTATCAGCTTTTGAACCCTTAACATTGAAGTCTTCAAAATCAATAAAGACGGTTACCCGTAATTTTATCCAtgagtattttatttataagatattttgttaagagaaaaagaCTTGATTTATATACATCTTTTTAgtaactttattttctttcttggaaaatggaaaaaagacaAGGTAGTAATATGGTACGGAACCCACATCAACTTGAGGACGCTGGCAACTCCCATTGACAGACTCTTACAAAGAAGAAAGTTTCAGAATCTGCTGGCCATAAAAATAGCGACACTACAACAAACCGCTGACTGTGATTTCACGCTTACCAATCCTCAGTCCCAGAGCTCCCAAATCTCCTTGCCTTTTACTTCTATATCCATCGACTCACCAAGAAAGTTTTTTCCTACTCTTTAGGTTGCGTTGCGTTGGTTCAGGtactccctccctccctccctctctagTATTGAAGATGTTTGTTTTTGAAGCAGAAATTCCTTTTTCTCAATTGTTGTTGTACTCGATCTTGTATTTTCTGGGTGTACTTGGGATTCTTGTTTTGATGGGATtgattgattaaaaaaaaaaaaaaactgggttCAGTTGGGAATGAAGTTGCGAATCGAAATCTGACGGTTGAGAGAATTGAAAATTGTTTATGATCACATGGGTGGCGGTGGGGCTTGTTCGGTTTAGACCGTAATTTTCTGGATTTTGTTTTAACTTGTTGGATTTAATCTTATAGGGCTGTTGTACAGGCTGAGTGAAGAATACCAATGCTGGTGGCTTTTGGGGTGCGCTTGTTATTATACCATCCGGTGCCTCTAATATTTATCATCTTAAGTTCTGTGGGACACGGGAATGCGGGAATAACGAGTACTTTCATTCGTTCTGAATGGCCTTCGGTCGATATCCCTCTTGATCATGAAGCTTTTGCAATTCCAAAAGGTCATAATGCGCCACAGCAAGTAAGCTTTCATCTTTGTTAATTGGAAACTTAGAAATACGTTCAAAATGTTAACTGGTTTACAAAATTATATAGTATTTGACCAAGTAAAGAGTGTTGATTGCCAAATATGTACACGAAAATATTTCTCTTGGCTTTACCGCTTGGTTACGTTAAGGGATTGTTTCTTTAAGCTGAGAAGTTAATTGTAGAGATATTGTTTATGGGTGTtggcttttgttgtttttgataCTTGGTTTGTGCAAAGGCAATGTTCTGAATGGAATATGATCATCTCCATGTCAAGTTAAATGGAAAGGAGTCATTTCGTGGTCGAGATTAGATTTTATAGTTTATATGTCGCCACATGGTGAATATgttttcacattatttaaaaattttaaatgacatgacaaTATGTACATCGTTTGATGcgataaaataaaatcttaaacaTGAAATGACTTATCTCTATTTCACCATGTGAATGACTTATCTCTACATCCTTATCCATTATGAATGACTTCCTCCCTTGTAATCAACATTCTTAGTAACTATGCATCTAAAGGGAATAGATGCTTAACTTTTGTTGAAAGGTAGGGATGAATCACTTGTAAGAAGTATGTGATTCGTGAACGTAATCCGTAGAGTATaactatatttgtatttaatgtTGAATACCCTTTTCAGTTGGAATgtgatcttctcaatttcaagtgGGATGGAGAGGAGTCATTTCATGATTTAGATTAGATTTCACACATCTAATGGTCTATATGTTGCCACATAGTGAATAAGTTtccacgtcatttaaaattattaaatatgtgGTACCATGTACActgttttttgataagtttccAAGTACactgttaaattaaaaaaaaaaaaactactgtTGAACATGAATTagcttgaaatggagaggatcttgatCTTTTCAGGAAGGGGGTTCCTCCTTACACTATGAgaagtagaaaaaagaaagaagaggagcGAGAAGATAAGAGGGAGAGGTGTTGTTTGGATGATTAATAGACATATGAGGGGAAAGTGTTTGTCTGTTGTTTGgttgagaagagaaaagaaagaaaaagaggctAAAGGATTTACTTCATCCCACAATAGATGATATGCTTCTTTTTCTGGGCTGTCCCAATGTAGATCAAAGTTTCCAAAACTGAAAGCATTTATCCATTTAACTTTGCATATACTCTTAAATGGAAATCACATTCTCTTAAATTTGaactcacctttttttttttttttttaaaattgactcCATTGTTTACGACGAGTGTTTCTTTTATTACAAAATGTGTTATTTGTAAACTTAAATCTGTTGTAGGACAGGAATATCATTTTACCattgtatcattttttttaacctcAATCCATTGCTATATGAATATATCTAAGGGATAAAATggatatttcattattttaaatctcAAACATTCCCTCTGAGTCCGCTCAGTTCAAAATGGAATGGTGGTGGGCACCACCCCCCCCCCAAATCCTCTCCTCCAATTAATGATGTTGAAAATCCTTCCCTCCATATCTTGTCTGTTCTCTCCTAATCCTCCAACCCAATCGTAACGGCTAATAGTCTTGAGAGTTGCTTTTAGTGTCCCATGGAAATGCAAAGTACTTTGTTGTGTTCTATCATCAATTACCATCAATTAAATACACAAGATTACAGCACCATTTTGTGATGCTAGATCATGACGATTGAATTCATCAACTACCATCTTGTGTTCTTAGTTAGCTTTCCCACACTGGTTTGGTCTCATTAGAAACTAGCATGCATTTAGATGGGAAATATATTCCAACTCTACAAAATTGTTAGTTTGATTCCTCATGTGGAGTGAACATATGCCTCAATGCCGTTATTGTACATTATAAAAGATGATGGAGCTTATATTCAAGCTTTTTGACTTGGTGGTACTTGGATGTTAGACAGTATGCCAGGACTTTCGTCTATTGAAAATTTATGACATgtttcctttttcccttttcttttctttcctttctctttttccctcttATAAATAGTCTTCCCTGCCTGCTATATTTACACCTTAAGTTTTTTTGGTGTAGGTGCATATCACTCAAGGTGACTATGATGGAACGGCTGTAATAATTTCATGGGTTACAACTGATGAACCTGGGAACACTAAAGTACAGTATGGCATATCAAAGGAGAAATATGATTTTACTGCTGAGGGCACAGTGACAAACTACACCTTTTACAACTACAAGTCCGGCTACATTCATCACTGTCTTGTTGATGGACTTGAGGTAAATATAACCTGTATCATGCATAGTCAAATTAATCTAGTATACTAAGTATGCTTcagttttttaataattgaaataaaagaacTTTGGGTTGGTTTCATATCACTCAAATGATATGTGTCCTAGACTCCTAGTAatctttttgttgaaattatgttttaacATATATAGCTTCAtatgccttttttattttctttggctGTCATTGATTACCTGAGTTTTGCCttttgcactttttaatgatattttgattacttataatgaaaaaataaaataaaactagatATACTTCATTCTATGTCATGTTCTTGTAATCAATCTCTTCAATGATGTCTACAATTATGCACATCTACACTTGTGTATGCAAAGGTAACCAATAATTGATGCCCATGCAAGCAGGCGTATACGGAAACAGACAAATGTTGGGCAAAGTATGATAAATATTGGTATTTAAATCCATTTAGTTaaagtttttaatttgtaataatCTTTTGTGAAAATCTCAGAAGTTATGAAAATATTTCATTATTGGGAAATATTTGTATTGTGCTTATGCTTGTGATAAAGATTAGTCTATCTTATATTACATTTCACACTTCTATCTTTTCTATGTGCATACAAGCATACACATCCACACAAATACACACATACTTTAAACATGAAAAGTTCTTCATCATCTTTTCACAACACCTCTTTGaattcacatttttcttttaacctatGGGTTTTTCTGGTCCTTTATTGCTTTTGTCTAAGTGCTATTCAATTTTCCATGtctggtgaaaaaaaaaaagctttttggccttttttgtAGCATATATTAAATCTATTTTGCTACTTTCCAATTGTCAGTTGACTGAAGTTCTCAGGTAAAAAAactacggttttttttttttttttcaacaggCAAATTGTAGGAGTTGAGACTTATTAGTATAATTCTTATTGTTATATACAATCTGTTTATTTTATACGTGTATATGTTAACACTTTCCAATATCTTGTCTGTTAGTACAACAAAAAGTACTACTACAAGATTGGAGTAGGTGACTCCTCTCGTGAATTTTGGTTTCAAACACCTCCAGATATTGATCCAGATGCTTCCTATACTTTTGGAATTATTGGTAAGATATTGTTTTTCTATAACCTCTTAAAAGAACAATACTAGTTTGCTTTACATTATGTAGAGTGGTAATCAAGCCAACAATTGATGTTCAAACTCGGCCCAACAGAAATATATGTAGGTTCAAACTCGGCCCAACAGAAATATATGTAGGTTCAAACTCGGCTTGAGCTTGAGTGGAGCTGTAGAAGGTTGTTCAAACTTGGCTCAGCTAAAATTAGCTGAGTTTGAAGGATTAAAGAgggtatttattttatttttggaactCATGGTAAGAAACTTGAccagaaaatagaaagaaatttcAAGGAAGAACATTGGATATATTTCAACCAAACtggccattttttttcttcctaatcaTACGTATTTTTTGTTGTTCCAAATAGTGCATCTTTGGCATCACTGACAAAAGAAATTAGACCCAAAGTggtgaaaaaagaagaagagttggATTGgtatttgtaattatttttattgagctaaatgaatattaaaaagCTAAAAGACTTGGAATAAACAAAGAGAGTATGTCAATAAGAGAAACTAAATAGAATAATGTACGCTTagaaaaaaaaggctaaataaaaaatctacaatACTTGGCCTGTATGTAGTTCTtcaatgttttatttaatattctagatgAAAAATAAGagtaacagttttttttttaaaaaagcatgtaAACATACATGTCACataagatgatatatatatttctctgaTATTTTAACGAGCTATAAATTAGTTTAGAATTCCTATATGAGTAGTTTACGAGCCCAAATTAAGTTGAGCCAAGCTTAGCTGGTgtagtaaaaaagttaaaaatattgttCAAACTTGGTTCATTTATTAGATGAACTAAATTTGAGTCGAGTATATATAAACCGAGTTCAAGCTATATATGAACAGCTAGGTTCATTTACAACCCTAAATGAGATGTTGAGCTTTGTGAATATTGATTTACAGTTTGTATTGCCTTTGAAGGCAAAAATAgaacaaactttattttttgataagtaatcgaatTTCATTAAAACCCAAAGGGGTGTGacccaaataccaaaaaaagaacaaactaTATATCATTCACATAGGAATATATGGAACGCATGTCAAAATACAGTGGTTGGAAGAACAATTTATTATAGGATGTGTTTTAAGatttttctcattctctctctctctctctctctcttttaaattattattattattattattattattattattttttttttttgacattttagGTGATCTGGGACAAACATATAATTCCCTTTCCACTCTTGAGCATTACATGCAGAGTGGAGGACAAACTG encodes the following:
- the LOC132190287 gene encoding uncharacterized protein LOC132190287, whose product is MDEAEQEQQNRRVLTLLEALKKTSKDLRSNPISPTNTHNSETSVEALSKLEAEAAAVVSTNPNLFNLHRLLCILKTLLETLEESQGYSFKPLLRRQITNFRISRAACKLEAEIQAFLDRESVQNLVRTLQESADEEQKVKVLADFRKRVGQGFDRDFQELVLRAKVFSILESLLCDSMCSKRVRDEAALVVDALVRFNKNVFVGLVFMGPTINGALTSIGSCCSIQVLCSLIKFIRTPLIDEMESNGEIPRIINLLSTEDLSIRAAALDCILALAYFGRKEVVEEMLEEKLVEKLMELQRLEHGSDEIERENNGEVCVEAEVENNPFGSCVASFSVQVEVGEGLSQIEKREVKREILRRVREASVSEAESSAIEAEVLWGSSP